In Nocardia yunnanensis, one DNA window encodes the following:
- a CDS encoding winged helix-turn-helix transcriptional regulator, whose amino-acid sequence MKRTSFANWPCTVARTVDLLGDWWTPLILREAFYGAKRFDDFESTLGLSRNILSQRLNRLVETGLLTKTPYQDRPVRHEYLLTEQGRDFFPVIAAMMAWGDRYLAPAAGEPIVLHHTGCDHDTHAEVVCAHCREPLRHRDVSARLGPGFPDRLRDKALATGRFGEARSA is encoded by the coding sequence ATGAAACGTACGAGCTTCGCGAACTGGCCGTGCACCGTCGCCCGCACCGTCGACCTGCTGGGCGACTGGTGGACGCCGCTGATCCTGCGCGAAGCTTTCTACGGCGCCAAGCGTTTCGACGATTTCGAATCCACCCTGGGCCTGAGCCGCAACATCCTGTCCCAGCGACTGAACCGGCTGGTGGAGACCGGGCTGCTGACCAAGACCCCGTACCAGGATCGCCCGGTGCGCCACGAATACCTGCTGACCGAGCAGGGCCGCGACTTCTTCCCGGTCATAGCGGCCATGATGGCGTGGGGCGACCGCTACCTGGCGCCGGCGGCCGGGGAACCGATCGTGCTGCACCACACCGGCTGCGACCACGACACGCATGCGGAAGTGGTCTGCGCCCACTGCCGCGAACCGCTGCGGCACCGGGACGTCTCGGCGCGGCTGGGCCCCGGATTCCCGGATCGCTTGCGCGACAAGGCCCTGGCCACGGGACGTTTCGGCGAGGCCCGATCGGCCTAA
- a CDS encoding molybdopterin-dependent oxidoreductase, translating into MTDWRPTACILCECNCGIQVLLGPDGRTFEKIRGDKLHPASEGYTCNKALQLDRYQNGRTGRLTAPLRRRPDGSFEEIDWDTAISEVSARLLEVGHHFGGESIFYYGGGGQGNHLGGAYAPATMAAYGIKYRSSALAQEKTGDFWVGARMTGYPMRADVEHAEVAFFIGKNPYQSHGFPRARTVLKEIAKDPARSMIVLDPVRTETAELADFHLQLRPGTDVYLLTAMAAILVRDNLIDHEWLTRHTTGLDAVLPVLRDVPIEKYCAIADVELELVTAATHRLARASSVAALEDLGVQMNRYSTVVSYVEKLVWLLTGNVGKPGTQYAFTGLTNIGHDRGHPAGEGPKSPVAGAQIVSGLVPCNVISEEILTDHPARYRAMIVESANPAHSLADSARMREALEALELVVVIDVAMTETARLADYVLPAPTQFEKYEATFFNFDFPRNIFHLRHPVLPAPAGVLPEPEIHARLVEAAGVLGEADYAPLRAALAQGREAFAMAFLGILGDPARSKLAPVLLYRTLGETLPDGAAAAALLWAAAYNMVRKFPASVERAGYGTGLAAGERLFEAILDGKHGIVISEDDYAETWNRVRDKVIRLEIPELLDVVATLPDAPDDSAEWPFVLSAGERRAFTANTIFRDPAWRKRDAAGTLRLSVADADRLGLAAGDLVKITTRRGSAQVPVEPTDRMRPGHLSLPNGFGLSVADAAGVEVTTGAAPNELTSFDARDEWVGTPWHKYVPARLDTVTA; encoded by the coding sequence ATGACGGACTGGCGGCCCACGGCCTGCATCCTGTGCGAGTGCAACTGCGGCATCCAGGTGCTGCTCGGGCCGGACGGCCGGACCTTCGAGAAGATCCGCGGCGACAAGCTGCATCCGGCGTCGGAGGGCTACACCTGCAACAAGGCCCTGCAGCTCGACCGCTACCAGAACGGCCGCACCGGCCGGCTGACCGCGCCGCTGCGCCGCCGCCCGGACGGCAGCTTCGAGGAAATCGATTGGGACACCGCGATTTCCGAGGTCTCGGCGCGACTGCTGGAGGTGGGGCACCACTTCGGCGGGGAGTCGATCTTCTACTACGGGGGCGGCGGCCAGGGCAACCATCTGGGCGGCGCGTACGCCCCGGCGACCATGGCGGCTTACGGCATCAAGTACCGGTCCAGCGCGCTGGCGCAGGAGAAGACCGGCGACTTCTGGGTAGGCGCGCGCATGACGGGGTATCCGATGCGCGCCGACGTCGAACACGCCGAGGTCGCGTTCTTCATCGGCAAGAATCCGTATCAGTCCCACGGTTTCCCGCGGGCGCGCACGGTGCTCAAGGAGATCGCCAAGGACCCGGCCCGGTCGATGATCGTGCTGGATCCGGTGCGCACCGAGACCGCCGAGCTGGCCGATTTCCACCTGCAACTGCGCCCCGGCACCGATGTGTATCTGCTGACCGCCATGGCCGCGATCCTGGTGCGCGACAACCTGATCGACCACGAGTGGCTGACCCGGCACACCACCGGCCTCGACGCCGTGCTGCCGGTGCTGCGCGACGTGCCGATCGAGAAGTACTGCGCTATCGCCGATGTCGAGCTCGAACTGGTCACCGCCGCCACCCATCGCCTGGCCCGCGCGAGCTCGGTGGCCGCGCTCGAGGATCTGGGCGTGCAGATGAACCGCTACTCCACCGTGGTCAGCTACGTGGAGAAGCTGGTCTGGCTGCTGACCGGCAATGTCGGAAAGCCCGGCACCCAATACGCTTTCACCGGTCTGACCAATATCGGTCACGACCGCGGGCACCCGGCGGGCGAAGGGCCCAAGAGTCCGGTGGCCGGTGCGCAGATCGTCAGCGGCCTGGTGCCGTGCAATGTGATCAGCGAGGAGATCCTCACCGATCATCCGGCCCGCTACCGCGCCATGATCGTGGAGAGCGCCAATCCCGCGCATTCCCTGGCGGATTCGGCCCGCATGCGCGAGGCGCTCGAAGCCCTGGAACTGGTGGTGGTCATCGACGTCGCCATGACCGAGACCGCCCGGCTGGCCGACTACGTGCTGCCCGCGCCGACCCAGTTCGAGAAGTACGAGGCCACGTTCTTCAATTTCGACTTCCCGCGCAATATCTTCCACCTGCGGCACCCGGTACTGCCCGCCCCCGCCGGCGTGCTGCCGGAACCGGAGATCCATGCCCGCCTGGTCGAGGCCGCCGGGGTGCTGGGGGAGGCCGACTACGCCCCGCTGCGGGCCGCGCTGGCGCAGGGCCGGGAAGCCTTCGCCATGGCTTTCCTGGGGATTCTGGGCGATCCGGCCCGCTCGAAGCTGGCGCCGGTACTGCTCTACCGCACGCTGGGCGAAACGTTGCCCGACGGCGCGGCCGCGGCGGCGCTGCTGTGGGCGGCGGCCTACAACATGGTGCGCAAGTTCCCCGCCAGCGTCGAACGCGCCGGATACGGCACGGGTTTGGCGGCGGGGGAGCGGCTGTTCGAGGCGATCCTGGACGGCAAGCACGGCATCGTCATCTCCGAGGACGACTACGCCGAGACCTGGAACCGGGTGCGGGACAAGGTGATCCGCCTCGAGATCCCCGAACTGCTCGACGTGGTCGCCACCCTGCCCGACGCCCCGGACGACAGCGCCGAGTGGCCGTTCGTGCTGTCGGCGGGCGAACGCCGTGCCTTCACCGCCAACACCATCTTCCGAGATCCGGCCTGGCGCAAGCGCGATGCCGCGGGCACGCTGCGCCTCAGCGTCGCCGACGCCGACCGTCTCGGCCTCGCCGCCGGCGACCTGGTCAAGATCACCACCCGGCGCGGCAGCGCCCAGGTGCCCGTCGAACCCACCGACCGGATGCGCCCGGGTCACCTGTCGCTGCCCAACGGCTTCGGCCTGTCGGTCGCGGACGCGGCGGGCGTCGAGGTCACCACCGGCGCCGCCCCGAACGAGCTGACCTCCTTCGACGCCCGCGACGAATGGGTGGGCACCCCCTGGCACAAGTACGTGCCCGCCCGCCTGGATACCGTGACCGCATGA
- a CDS encoding pentapeptide repeat-containing protein: MPRDLADLPFARFLERQDDLRDEGAYDCAHFDGLSLDDPQLRGVTFTECAISATTVSGGFFRYSRFNDVWLNSTRWIRTDLSETNWMDVEFVMAALSGVEAFGSVLRRVSFHNCKFDSVNLRGAVLTDVRFVDCVLRDVDVSEAKLTTVTFPGSEISGLSLRNAKLKKVDLREARTLGVTGGVESLSGATVTNTQLMELAPVFAHAFGITVKDL, encoded by the coding sequence ATGCCCCGGGACCTGGCCGACCTGCCGTTCGCGCGCTTTCTGGAGCGTCAGGACGACCTGCGCGACGAGGGCGCCTACGACTGCGCCCACTTCGACGGCCTCTCCCTCGACGATCCGCAGCTCCGCGGCGTCACCTTCACCGAATGCGCGATCTCGGCGACCACGGTGAGCGGCGGCTTCTTCCGCTACTCGCGCTTCAACGACGTGTGGTTGAACAGCACCCGCTGGATTCGCACCGATCTGTCCGAAACCAATTGGATGGACGTGGAATTCGTGATGGCCGCGCTGTCGGGGGTGGAGGCGTTCGGGTCGGTGCTGCGGCGGGTGAGCTTCCACAACTGCAAGTTCGATTCGGTGAACCTGCGCGGCGCGGTGCTCACCGACGTGCGGTTCGTGGACTGTGTGCTGCGGGATGTGGACGTCAGCGAGGCGAAGCTGACCACGGTCACCTTCCCGGGTTCGGAGATCTCCGGGCTGTCGTTGCGCAACGCCAAGCTGAAGAAGGTCGACCTGCGCGAAGCCCGCACGCTCGGCGTCACCGGCGGCGTCGAATCGCTGTCCGGGGCGACCGTCACCAATACCCAGCTCATGGAGCTGGCCCCGGTCTTCGCCCACGCCTTCGGCATCACCGTCAAAGACCTCTAG
- a CDS encoding MarR family winged helix-turn-helix transcriptional regulator produces the protein MASNDDLAELFFRTTKRLRRTQAARLAPLGLTPAQARALRIIGRADEHGEQPLRMSALAEHLGIVPRSATTVVDALVAAGLVGRQADPANRRATLVTLTAAGREVLARMSQARRDAAGELFTALSDEQRRLLRDLLATLADDTSPPASR, from the coding sequence ATGGCGAGCAATGACGATCTGGCCGAGCTGTTCTTCCGCACCACCAAGCGCCTGCGCCGCACCCAGGCCGCCCGCCTCGCACCCCTCGGACTGACCCCCGCCCAGGCGCGCGCCCTGCGCATCATCGGCCGCGCCGACGAGCACGGCGAGCAACCGCTGCGCATGTCGGCACTGGCCGAGCATCTCGGCATCGTGCCGCGCTCGGCCACCACGGTCGTGGACGCCCTGGTGGCCGCCGGACTCGTTGGGCGGCAGGCGGATCCGGCCAATCGCCGCGCCACCCTCGTCACCCTCACCGCGGCCGGTCGCGAGGTGCTCGCTCGCATGTCGCAGGCCCGCCGCGACGCCGCCGGGGAACTGTTCACGGCGCTGTCGGACGAGCAGCGCCGGCTCCTGCGCGACCTGCTCGCCACCCTGGCCGACGACACCTCGCCACCCGCGTCGCGCTGA
- a CDS encoding ABC transporter ATP-binding protein — protein MASEQAHDSQTELGRIVRLFHPYRGRLALVGILVGLASLAGLASPFLLRGIIDDALPHGRTGLLTLLAAGMIAVAALNSVFGVLQTYISTAVGQHVMHDLRAAVYARLQSMPLAFFTTTRTGEVQSRIANDIGGMQSTVTSTLTSLVSNFTSVVAAVIAMFALDWRLTLISLVMLPLFVWISRKVGSERRRITGEKQRKLAGMSAIVEESLSVSGILLSRTMGRAPALVDDFTRESRGLVDLEIRSSMAGRWRQSTISIVMAAMPAVIYWAAGMTVAQGHPLVSIGTLVAFTTLQSGLLRPTVMLLSTGVDIQSSLALFGRIFEYLDLRPDIEEPARPARLPERVSGAVRFEHVGFAYDDDRDVLRDIDIDVPAGTSLAIVGETGSGKTTLGYLVARLYDVTAGRVTIDGVDVRELTFADLSAAVGVVSQETYLFHASVADNLRFAKPDATDEELRAAARAAQIHEHIVSLPDGYDTLVGERGYRFSGGEKQRLAVARAILRNPPIMVLDEATSALDTRTEREVQAAIDALSADRTTLTIAHRLSTIRDADQIVVLDQGRVVERGTHRELVERNGFYADLLARDTFEDVVGALE, from the coding sequence ATGGCTTCGGAACAAGCGCACGACTCACAGACCGAACTCGGCCGGATCGTCCGGCTCTTTCACCCCTACCGCGGGCGGCTGGCCCTGGTCGGGATCCTCGTCGGCCTGGCCTCGCTGGCCGGGCTGGCCTCGCCGTTCCTGCTGCGCGGCATCATCGACGACGCCCTGCCGCACGGCCGCACCGGGCTGCTGACCCTGCTGGCCGCGGGCATGATCGCGGTGGCCGCGCTCAACAGCGTGTTCGGGGTGCTGCAGACCTACATCTCGACCGCCGTCGGCCAGCACGTCATGCACGATCTGCGCGCGGCGGTGTACGCGCGGCTGCAATCGATGCCGCTGGCGTTCTTCACCACCACCCGCACCGGCGAGGTGCAGTCGCGCATCGCCAACGACATCGGCGGCATGCAGTCCACCGTCACCTCGACCCTCACCTCCCTGGTCTCGAACTTCACCTCCGTCGTGGCGGCGGTCATCGCCATGTTCGCGCTGGACTGGCGGCTCACGCTGATCTCGCTGGTGATGCTGCCGCTGTTCGTGTGGATCAGCCGCAAGGTCGGCTCCGAACGCCGGCGCATCACCGGGGAGAAGCAGCGCAAGCTGGCAGGCATGTCCGCGATCGTGGAGGAGTCGCTGTCGGTCAGCGGAATCCTGTTGTCGCGCACCATGGGTCGCGCGCCGGCGCTGGTGGACGACTTCACCCGGGAATCGCGCGGGCTGGTGGACCTGGAGATCCGCTCCAGCATGGCCGGCCGGTGGCGGCAGTCGACCATCTCGATCGTCATGGCGGCCATGCCCGCGGTCATCTACTGGGCGGCCGGAATGACCGTCGCCCAAGGACATCCGCTGGTGTCGATCGGCACCCTGGTGGCGTTCACGACGCTGCAGAGCGGACTGCTGCGGCCCACGGTCATGCTGCTGTCCACCGGTGTCGACATCCAGAGCTCGCTGGCGCTGTTCGGGCGCATCTTCGAATACCTGGATCTGCGACCGGACATCGAGGAGCCCGCGCGGCCCGCACGCCTGCCCGAGCGGGTCTCCGGGGCGGTGCGCTTCGAGCACGTCGGATTCGCCTACGACGACGACCGAGACGTGTTGCGCGATATCGACATCGACGTGCCCGCCGGCACCAGCCTGGCGATCGTCGGCGAAACCGGTTCCGGGAAAACCACACTCGGCTATCTGGTGGCGCGCCTCTACGACGTCACCGCGGGGCGGGTGACCATCGACGGCGTCGATGTGCGGGAGCTGACCTTCGCGGACCTGTCGGCCGCGGTCGGCGTGGTGTCGCAGGAGACCTACCTGTTCCACGCCTCGGTCGCCGACAACCTGCGGTTCGCCAAACCCGATGCGACCGACGAGGAATTGCGGGCCGCCGCCCGGGCCGCGCAGATCCACGAGCACATCGTGAGCCTGCCCGACGGCTACGACACCCTGGTCGGGGAACGCGGATACCGGTTCTCCGGCGGGGAGAAGCAGCGGCTGGCGGTGGCGCGCGCAATCCTGCGCAATCCGCCGATCATGGTGCTGGACGAGGCGACCAGCGCCCTGGACACCCGCACCGAACGCGAGGTGCAGGCCGCCATCGACGCGCTGTCGGCCGACCGGACCACCCTCACCATCGCCCACCGGCTGTCCACGATTCGGGACGCCGACCAGATCGTGGTGCTGGATCAGGGGCGCGTGGTGGAACGCGGCACCCATCGGGAACTGGTGGAGCGCAACGGTTTCTACGCCGATCTGCTGGCCCGGGACACGTTCGAGGACGTGGTGGGCGCACTCGAGTAG
- a CDS encoding SDR family NAD(P)-dependent oxidoreductase, translating to MSTAAGELAGRVAVVTGGGRGIGRAISHALAARGAAVAVNWARDEKSADETVADLRAAGATALAVHAPVDEPDAVAAMVERVGGELGPISILVHNGGIASRGRTVADTAPDEVERLLRVQAVGPHHLSKLVLPQMRGCPRGDIVMISSVAAHALSANGAPYNMAKAALEALAHTLAKEEAAHGIHVNIVAPGLVVSDMGDRLTRALSGGSLGHAADLDDSSPFGHVCRPEEVADVVAFLVSPAAGYLTGQRIVVDGGAYPHRA from the coding sequence ATGAGCACAGCAGCAGGTGAACTGGCGGGCCGGGTGGCAGTGGTGACCGGGGGCGGCCGGGGTATCGGACGCGCCATCAGCCACGCCCTGGCCGCGCGCGGGGCCGCGGTCGCGGTGAACTGGGCGCGCGACGAGAAATCCGCGGACGAGACGGTGGCGGACCTGCGCGCGGCGGGAGCCACGGCGCTGGCCGTGCACGCCCCCGTCGACGAGCCGGACGCGGTGGCCGCCATGGTCGAGCGGGTCGGCGGCGAACTGGGGCCGATCAGCATTCTGGTGCACAACGGCGGCATCGCCAGCCGCGGCCGCACGGTCGCCGACACCGCGCCCGACGAGGTGGAGCGACTGCTGCGCGTGCAGGCCGTCGGCCCGCATCACCTGAGCAAGCTGGTGCTGCCGCAGATGCGCGGGTGCCCGCGCGGGGACATCGTCATGATCAGCAGCGTCGCCGCCCACGCCCTCAGCGCCAACGGCGCGCCCTACAACATGGCCAAGGCCGCGCTCGAGGCGCTGGCGCACACCCTCGCGAAAGAGGAAGCCGCGCACGGCATTCACGTGAACATCGTGGCGCCCGGCCTGGTGGTCTCCGATATGGGCGACCGGCTCACCCGGGCGCTCAGCGGCGGCAGTCTCGGCCATGCCGCCGACCTCGACGACAGCTCCCCGTTCGGTCACGTCTGCCGGCCCGAGGAGGTCGCCGACGTGGTGGCGTTCCTGGTCTCGCCCGCCGCGGGCTACCTCACCGGACAGCGGATCGTGGTGGACGGCGGCGCCTACCCGCACCGCGCCTGA
- a CDS encoding VOC family protein translates to MPTTDKPWPQGTPCWVDCSVDDPAAARDFYSKLLGWEVLDSPADAGGYLMAMLDGRPAAGIGPKMGDQPMPSVWTTYFAADSADRVADAVRAAGGTVFMPPFDVMDVGRMFVAADTGGAVFGVWEAKAHSGAGIFNEPGAYCWNDLHTTAYAPSQEFYRQVFGWSYDEIGGGGMTYSTFAGSDGRPMGGVADTTGQPGPGVNYWLTWFQVAGADAALEQAKSLGATVLMGPDDSPFGRMGIVAGPQGEVFGLIDTTVTIG, encoded by the coding sequence ATGCCCACAACCGACAAGCCTTGGCCACAGGGAACTCCGTGTTGGGTCGACTGCTCGGTCGACGATCCCGCCGCCGCGCGGGACTTCTACTCCAAGCTGCTGGGCTGGGAAGTGCTCGACAGCCCCGCCGACGCGGGCGGGTATCTGATGGCCATGCTCGACGGCCGCCCCGCCGCCGGCATCGGACCCAAGATGGGTGATCAGCCGATGCCGTCGGTGTGGACCACCTACTTCGCCGCCGACAGCGCCGACCGGGTCGCGGACGCGGTGCGGGCGGCGGGCGGCACGGTGTTCATGCCGCCCTTCGACGTCATGGACGTCGGCCGCATGTTCGTCGCCGCCGACACCGGCGGCGCGGTCTTCGGCGTGTGGGAAGCCAAGGCGCACAGCGGCGCCGGCATCTTCAACGAACCCGGCGCCTACTGCTGGAACGATCTGCACACCACCGCCTACGCGCCGTCGCAGGAGTTCTACCGGCAGGTCTTCGGCTGGTCCTATGACGAGATCGGCGGCGGGGGCATGACCTACTCCACCTTCGCCGGTTCCGACGGCCGGCCGATGGGCGGCGTCGCCGACACCACCGGCCAGCCCGGACCGGGCGTGAACTACTGGCTGACCTGGTTCCAGGTCGCGGGCGCCGATGCCGCGCTCGAACAGGCCAAGTCCCTGGGTGCGACGGTGCTGATGGGCCCCGACGACAGCCCGTTCGGGCGCATGGGCATCGTGGCGGGACCGCAGGGCGAGGTCTTCGGGCTCATCGACACCACGGTCACCATCGGCTGA
- a CDS encoding lipase family protein, producing the protein MTRRTVITLVSAALLATGPLTATALADPPASAAGTIAGDEALPQGLWIEGTGTARKLTYWTRDSADQPALSSGVVFTPAGTPPPGGWPVLSWEHGTVGLGDDCAPSVAGRSDRDMGFLATWLKQGYAIVATDYIGLGTPGGHAYLDGRAEAHAAIDMVRAARAVDSTLANKWVAIGQSQGGGATVFTASLATRYAPELDYRGAVATGPASNVVDAAALLGPNTPPVGSSHITAYATYVLDGLQAARPDFDLDSYLTPLGKQLTTEAQTLCFADMAERATGVTLDQLVSRPLAEGDFVPVARSVMDVPLTGYDRPLFIGQGTNDTDVPAPLTAKLVADMAAAGTHPEVHVYPGKDHSGAMLASLADSVPFVARLFA; encoded by the coding sequence ATGACCCGACGCACCGTGATCACCCTGGTCTCGGCGGCACTGCTGGCCACCGGCCCGCTGACCGCCACCGCCCTGGCCGACCCGCCCGCGAGCGCCGCGGGCACGATCGCCGGTGACGAAGCGCTGCCCCAGGGCTTGTGGATCGAGGGCACCGGCACGGCCCGCAAGCTCACCTACTGGACCCGCGACTCCGCCGATCAGCCCGCCCTGTCCAGCGGCGTCGTGTTCACCCCCGCCGGCACCCCGCCGCCGGGCGGCTGGCCGGTGCTGTCGTGGGAGCACGGCACCGTCGGTCTCGGCGACGACTGCGCGCCCTCGGTCGCGGGCCGCTCCGATCGCGACATGGGCTTCCTGGCGACCTGGCTGAAGCAGGGCTACGCCATCGTCGCCACCGATTACATCGGCCTGGGCACCCCCGGCGGCCACGCCTATCTCGACGGCCGCGCCGAGGCGCACGCCGCCATCGACATGGTCCGCGCCGCGCGCGCCGTTGATTCCACCCTGGCGAACAAGTGGGTGGCCATCGGCCAGTCCCAGGGCGGCGGCGCAACGGTTTTCACCGCCTCGCTGGCGACACGCTATGCGCCGGAACTGGATTACCGCGGCGCGGTGGCAACGGGCCCGGCCTCCAATGTCGTCGACGCCGCGGCGCTGCTCGGCCCCAACACTCCGCCGGTCGGGTCCTCGCACATCACCGCCTACGCCACCTACGTGCTCGACGGCCTACAGGCGGCCCGCCCCGACTTCGATCTCGACAGCTACCTCACCCCGCTGGGCAAGCAGCTGACCACCGAGGCACAGACCCTGTGCTTCGCCGATATGGCCGAGCGCGCCACCGGCGTCACCCTCGACCAATTGGTGTCCCGGCCGCTGGCCGAGGGTGATTTCGTGCCGGTCGCGCGGTCGGTCATGGACGTGCCGCTGACCGGATACGACCGTCCGCTGTTCATCGGTCAGGGCACCAACGACACCGATGTGCCCGCGCCGCTGACCGCCAAGCTGGTGGCCGATATGGCCGCCGCCGGAACACATCCCGAGGTGCACGTGTACCCGGGCAAGGACCACAGCGGCGCGATGCTGGCCTCGCTGGCCGACAGCGTGCCGTTCGTGGCCCGGCTGTTCGCCTGA
- a CDS encoding TetR family transcriptional regulator: protein MTAPIGLREREKARVRRELIDAALLLFERRGFEQTTVQEIADAAHVSRRTFHRHFPSKTAVVFSHEDDVMALLLDALDRRPPAEAVFVALRAALRAALLDPAQPELRRQQADTARRARLVLISNPALREENFTGTFGRRDALARNFARRAGLAADDLRAKLAAGTCFAAFGVALDHWVAQPDPSLRCLHEILDATVAALQHGLEIPSAAG from the coding sequence ATGACGGCACCGATCGGGCTGCGGGAACGCGAAAAGGCCAGGGTGCGGCGCGAATTGATCGACGCCGCCCTGCTGCTGTTCGAGCGCCGCGGCTTCGAGCAGACCACCGTGCAGGAGATCGCCGACGCCGCCCACGTCTCGCGCCGCACGTTTCATCGCCACTTCCCGTCCAAGACGGCCGTGGTCTTCAGCCACGAGGACGACGTGATGGCGTTGCTGCTGGACGCCCTGGATCGCCGCCCGCCCGCCGAGGCGGTCTTCGTGGCGCTGCGCGCCGCCCTGCGCGCGGCGCTGCTGGATCCCGCGCAGCCCGAGCTGCGCCGGCAGCAGGCCGATACCGCGCGCCGCGCGCGCCTGGTGCTGATCTCCAATCCCGCACTGCGCGAAGAGAATTTCACCGGGACCTTCGGCCGCCGTGACGCCCTGGCGCGCAATTTCGCCCGCCGCGCGGGTCTGGCGGCGGACGATCTGCGCGCGAAACTCGCGGCGGGCACGTGTTTCGCGGCCTTCGGGGTCGCGCTCGACCACTGGGTGGCGCAGCCGGACCCGTCGCTGCGGTGCCTGCACGAGATCCTGGACGCCACCGTGGCCGCGTTGCAGCACGGACTCGAAATACCCTCGGCGGCAGGCTGA
- a CDS encoding erythromycin esterase family protein: MTQEIRDFVPASCELLGLGEPTHRDHAFLRVRNEIFAQLAEQGFRSIALEIDRVAALTVDDYVQGGPGDLDEVMRTGFSHGWGEHEANRELVCRLREYNRTRPSQDRVTFHGCDTPCENFSAPSPRQYLEYARDYLKLDLDVAAIAGDDHRWDRIEAVMDQTVSPGASPDARRLRELGDSLLFALYRRAPELVAATSRAEWFRAETHLTAALGLLHYHAQCAEPLPQAEREAPLAAVRDTLIAHNLLAIRRREGRRGPTLVFAHNLHLQRAATTAIWSSQGRPWSGAGAILDALGDLDYTFIAGSLGRSAAFGLGAPAPGTYESVLDGRTAAWGLTPVTALAGAHARADDLPHGHFALTPDLLARTEAVLHISDGAAVEASAVG, from the coding sequence ATGACTCAGGAGATTCGAGACTTCGTCCCCGCCTCATGCGAACTGCTGGGCCTGGGCGAGCCCACCCACCGCGACCACGCCTTCCTGCGCGTGCGCAACGAGATCTTCGCGCAGCTGGCCGAGCAGGGCTTCCGGTCCATCGCCCTCGAGATCGACCGGGTCGCCGCGCTGACCGTCGACGACTACGTCCAAGGTGGTCCCGGCGACCTCGACGAGGTGATGCGCACCGGTTTCTCCCACGGGTGGGGAGAACACGAAGCCAATCGCGAATTGGTCTGCCGGCTGCGCGAATACAACCGAACCCGGCCGTCCCAGGACCGGGTGACCTTCCACGGTTGCGACACCCCGTGTGAGAACTTCAGCGCCCCCAGCCCGCGCCAATATCTCGAATACGCCCGCGACTACCTGAAACTCGACCTCGACGTGGCGGCCATCGCCGGCGACGACCACCGCTGGGACCGGATCGAAGCCGTCATGGACCAGACCGTGTCCCCGGGCGCATCACCGGACGCGCGGCGGTTGCGCGAGCTCGGCGACAGCCTGCTGTTCGCGCTCTACCGCCGCGCCCCCGAACTCGTCGCCGCCACCTCGCGCGCCGAATGGTTCCGTGCCGAAACGCATCTCACCGCCGCCCTCGGCCTGCTGCACTACCACGCCCAGTGCGCCGAACCCCTCCCGCAGGCCGAGCGCGAAGCCCCGCTGGCCGCCGTGCGCGACACCCTCATCGCCCACAACCTGCTGGCCATCCGCCGCCGCGAGGGCCGCCGCGGACCCACCCTGGTCTTCGCGCACAATCTGCACCTGCAGCGCGCCGCGACCACCGCGATCTGGTCGAGTCAGGGCCGGCCGTGGTCGGGCGCGGGCGCCATCCTGGACGCTCTCGGCGATCTCGACTACACCTTCATCGCCGGAAGCCTCGGCCGCAGTGCGGCTTTCGGTCTCGGCGCACCCGCCCCCGGCACCTACGAGAGCGTCCTGGACGGCCGTACCGCCGCCTGGGGCCTGACCCCCGTCACCGCTCTCGCCGGCGCGCACGCCCGCGCCGACGACCTGCCCCACGGCCACTTCGCCCTGACCCCGGACCTCCTCGCGCGCACCGAGGCCGTCCTGCACATCAGCGACGGCGCCGCGGTCGAGGCGTCGGCCGTCGGCTGA